In Zunongwangia profunda SM-A87, the following proteins share a genomic window:
- a CDS encoding beta family protein encodes MNSHYTPILKAKSGEFKALKKLKIETRENLTPLFEIPPITYDYVNEKPSKTIEKHLQTIINGISGTGRRQFPCYIDVELLDEIKIRNKYILLSLLENLREKREFGIPVIRLKFDNDYLNELKHEIQNNSKRICVRLTQDDFEDFDLQVEIERIIEVLEINLNQIDIVLDFGFLRNEQESMLSQFSKLMVNSLPFLNDYNKIILSLTAFPENLSGISGDSMEKIPRSEFKIWKNIIASKIKRKPEFGDYAIANPELFEMDPRTIRMSVNLRYTIANDWLILKGRDAKRFGYDQFYGLCDQLVNHSGEFYGEDFSWGDNEILEKSRQIGGTGNATTWRQIGTNHHLELVVDQLSSIPFDS; translated from the coding sequence ATGAATAGTCACTACACACCAATTTTGAAAGCAAAATCTGGAGAATTTAAAGCCTTAAAAAAGCTTAAGATTGAAACAAGAGAGAATCTCACTCCACTTTTCGAAATCCCACCAATAACTTATGATTATGTCAACGAGAAACCTTCGAAAACGATTGAGAAACACCTACAGACTATAATTAACGGCATATCTGGTACAGGAAGAAGGCAATTCCCATGTTATATTGATGTTGAATTGTTAGATGAAATTAAAATAAGAAATAAATACATTTTACTCTCTCTTTTAGAAAACTTGAGAGAGAAAAGAGAATTTGGAATACCGGTTATCAGGCTAAAATTTGACAATGATTATTTAAACGAATTAAAACATGAAATTCAAAATAATTCTAAAAGAATTTGCGTAAGACTTACACAAGATGACTTTGAGGATTTTGATTTACAAGTAGAAATAGAAAGAATAATCGAAGTTTTGGAAATAAATCTAAATCAAATTGATATCGTATTAGATTTTGGATTCCTCCGTAACGAACAAGAATCTATGCTAAGTCAATTTTCAAAGTTAATGGTTAATTCGCTTCCGTTTCTGAATGATTATAATAAAATTATACTTTCTCTAACAGCATTTCCCGAAAATCTTTCCGGGATAAGTGGAGATTCTATGGAAAAAATACCTAGATCTGAATTTAAAATCTGGAAGAATATAATTGCATCAAAGATAAAACGTAAACCAGAATTTGGAGACTATGCCATTGCTAATCCAGAATTGTTTGAAATGGATCCTAGAACGATAAGAATGAGTGTAAACCTTAGATACACCATAGCTAATGATTGGTTAATTTTAAAAGGAAGAGATGCTAAGAGATTTGGATATGATCAATTCTACGGTCTATGCGATCAACTAGTTAATCATTCCGGAGAATTTTATGGAGAAGACTTCAGCTGGGGAGATAATGAAATATTAGAAAAATCTCGTCAAATAGGAGGTACTGGTAATGCTACGACCTGGCGACAAATTGGCACTAACCACCACTTAGAACTAGTTGTTGATCAGTTGTCCTCCATCCCTTTCGATTCTTAA
- a CDS encoding transposase yields the protein MKKPYYNPELKEQAVRLSYQRENIKELADELGIEVQRIYKWRKAAKTATLPKPEKPITDHTLALERIRNALKEKELELEILKKAVHIFSKSDGKSMDLYPIERLCRFLK from the coding sequence ATGAAAAAACCATATTACAATCCGGAATTAAAGGAGCAAGCAGTTCGTTTAAGTTACCAGCGCGAGAATATAAAAGAATTAGCAGATGAACTAGGCATAGAAGTCCAAAGGATCTACAAATGGCGCAAGGCAGCTAAAACAGCTACATTGCCTAAGCCTGAAAAACCAATAACCGATCATACTTTAGCGCTTGAAAGAATTCGCAATGCTCTTAAAGAAAAGGAACTTGAACTTGAAATATTAAAAAAGGCCGTGCACATCTTCTCCAAGAGTGATGGGAAATCTATGGATTTATATCCGATAGAGAGGCTGTGCAGGTTTTTAAAATAA
- a CDS encoding sce7726 family protein, whose product MKDIDIRLELHSNYLSSFYKHDPDSVIIDELGICQGSSKIDIAVVNGHLWGWEIKSEKDNLKRLPLQIQYYNKVFDYVTIVVGRNHLEEVKEMVPEFWGIMEAKNQKGNSLSIKSVRHCKLNPKIEAISLAQLLWKNETLEILERLGKDRGYKSKPRRALWQRLTEVLSLEELNSEVRSYLKNRKGWRTTDQQLVLSGG is encoded by the coding sequence ATGAAGGATATAGATATTAGATTAGAGTTACATTCTAATTACCTTTCCAGCTTTTATAAGCATGATCCTGATTCAGTTATAATTGATGAACTAGGTATTTGTCAAGGATCTTCTAAAATAGATATTGCTGTTGTGAATGGTCACTTGTGGGGATGGGAGATCAAAAGTGAAAAAGATAATTTAAAGCGGTTACCTTTACAAATCCAATATTATAATAAGGTTTTCGATTATGTTACTATAGTAGTTGGGAGAAATCACTTGGAGGAAGTGAAAGAAATGGTTCCTGAGTTTTGGGGTATTATGGAGGCTAAGAATCAGAAGGGAAATAGCTTGTCCATAAAGAGTGTTAGGCACTGCAAGTTAAATCCAAAGATTGAAGCAATATCGTTGGCTCAACTATTATGGAAAAATGAGACCTTAGAGATCCTAGAAAGATTAGGGAAAGATAGGGGATACAAAAGTAAACCGAGACGTGCATTATGGCAAAGGTTAACTGAGGTTCTTTCCCTTGAAGAATTAAACTCTGAGGTTAGATCTTATCTTAAGAATCGAAAGGGATGGAGGACAACTGATCAACAACTAGTTCTAAGTGGTGGTTAG
- a CDS encoding type II toxin-antitoxin system VapC family toxin: MSDYSIARLTDYDLTDPPKKKFLLDANIWINVIRSSNKNRKKANLYREFFFDLVDCKGANIILPALVVSEVMNRLLREVYLKKFIERIGAKEPLASRFYKEQFRPSKEYRSGCMLIADEFKTYLESVELKNDEFGKNIKYKHVLSKFDFGLDFNDSFLFYLAKKNNYIIVTDDGDFFVKGVEVLTLNQELLEKSSKM, translated from the coding sequence ATGAGTGATTATAGTATAGCCAGGCTTACAGATTATGATCTTACGGATCCTCCGAAAAAAAAATTTCTACTTGATGCAAATATTTGGATTAACGTAATTAGATCCAGCAATAAGAATAGAAAGAAAGCTAATTTATACAGAGAATTCTTTTTTGATCTTGTGGACTGCAAGGGGGCTAATATAATTTTACCCGCCTTAGTGGTTTCTGAAGTAATGAATAGATTATTAAGAGAAGTTTATTTAAAGAAATTTATTGAGAGAATTGGTGCAAAAGAACCATTAGCTAGTAGATTCTATAAAGAGCAATTTCGACCTTCTAAAGAGTATCGTTCTGGTTGTATGCTAATCGCTGATGAATTTAAGACGTACTTAGAGAGTGTAGAGCTTAAAAATGATGAGTTTGGTAAAAATATAAAATATAAGCATGTTCTTTCTAAATTTGATTTTGGCTTAGATTTCAACGATAGTTTTCTTTTTTACTTAGCAAAAAAGAATAATTATATAATCGTAACAGATGATGGTGATTTTTTCGTTAAAGGAGTCGAAGTACTTACTTTAAATCAAGAGCTTTTGGAAAAAAGCTCTAAAATGTAA
- a CDS encoding STAS-like domain-containing protein produces MELKKILGSSLATNPKQGKSFFSSLNEAAQGSNEIEISFEGIELLSSAFLNESIGKFVMMFPDKESNVKFIYPIDQPIFETKVNDVLDNVKMGDKYDEWLENAQTH; encoded by the coding sequence ATGGAATTAAAAAAAATTTTAGGATCATCTTTGGCTACGAACCCTAAACAGGGTAAAAGCTTTTTTAGTAGTTTAAATGAGGCTGCTCAGGGTTCTAATGAAATAGAAATTTCATTTGAAGGTATAGAGTTACTTTCTTCTGCCTTTTTAAACGAATCTATAGGTAAATTCGTTATGATGTTCCCTGATAAAGAGTCTAATGTAAAATTTATTTATCCTATCGATCAGCCAATATTTGAGACAAAGGTAAACGATGTTTTAGATAACGTAAAGATGGGAGATAAATATGACGAATGGTTGGAAAATGCTCAAACTCATTAA
- a CDS encoding LacI family DNA-binding transcriptional regulator: MKKKQRVSIKDISKELGISITTISFIINKKAKNRISDEVIKKVEDYIEKVGYEPNTSAQTLRTGKTKTIVFMAEDISDPFFSAVAKEMEEIAYKNGYKIIYCSTENNKDRAAELISLFQNRQVDAFIITPPENFEKEIQELITQKNEVIMLFDRRYTSTEHNYVILDNFNGAKMAVNKLISSGCKNIAYVGLKSDFSCMSERLEGYKDAIKDHQSQPISLLLPFKDVKTKAGRIQFEKFINKHTAVDGILFATNGLAINGLKGLKELHKNIPDELAVITFDDRDLFELHTPSISVLSQPVPAMATELIKGTLELLRAKNDKNEIFQKILPGNLITRDSCKLTIYDKK, translated from the coding sequence ATGAAAAAGAAGCAAAGAGTATCCATTAAAGATATTTCAAAAGAGTTGGGGATCTCAATTACTACAATCTCTTTTATTATTAACAAAAAAGCCAAGAACCGAATTAGTGATGAAGTAATAAAAAAGGTTGAAGATTACATTGAGAAAGTTGGCTATGAGCCAAATACTTCTGCTCAGACCCTCCGAACGGGGAAAACCAAAACTATAGTATTTATGGCAGAGGATATTTCTGACCCCTTTTTTTCAGCTGTAGCCAAGGAAATGGAAGAAATTGCCTATAAAAATGGATATAAGATCATTTACTGTAGTACCGAAAACAATAAGGATAGAGCCGCTGAACTCATTTCTTTATTTCAAAATAGACAGGTCGATGCTTTTATAATTACTCCTCCCGAAAATTTCGAAAAAGAAATACAGGAATTAATTACTCAAAAAAATGAGGTTATCATGCTTTTTGACCGCCGTTATACTTCTACAGAGCATAATTATGTAATACTTGATAATTTTAATGGAGCTAAAATGGCAGTTAACAAGTTAATTTCATCAGGATGCAAAAATATTGCTTACGTAGGATTGAAATCAGATTTCAGCTGTATGAGTGAGCGGCTTGAAGGGTACAAAGACGCCATCAAAGATCACCAATCCCAGCCAATTTCATTGCTTCTTCCATTTAAAGATGTTAAAACAAAAGCAGGTCGTATCCAATTTGAAAAATTCATCAATAAACATACAGCTGTCGATGGTATCCTGTTTGCCACCAATGGTTTAGCTATTAATGGACTAAAAGGATTAAAAGAATTACATAAGAATATACCTGATGAGTTAGCTGTAATCACATTTGACGACAGAGATTTATTTGAACTACACACCCCTTCCATTAGTGTTTTATCACAACCTGTACCTGCCATGGCAACCGAGTTAATCAAGGGTACACTCGAACTTCTAAGGGCGAAAAACGATAAAAACGAAATTTTTCAAAAAATTCTTCCCGGAAATTTAATCACCAGAGATTCCTGTAAATTAACTATTTACGATAAAAAATAG
- a CDS encoding type II toxin-antitoxin system HicA family toxin, whose protein sequence is MKSSSLIRLVESDGWYKVRTKGSHHHFKHPSKRGIVTIPHPKKDVPIGTVKSILKQAGLD, encoded by the coding sequence ATGAAGTCTAGTTCTTTGATAAGGCTGGTTGAAAGCGATGGTTGGTACAAAGTTCGAACAAAAGGAAGTCACCATCATTTCAAGCATCCTTCAAAAAGGGGGATCGTTACAATACCACATCCAAAAAAAGATGTACCTATAGGAACGGTAAAGTCGATTTTAAAACAGGCGGGGTTGGACTAA
- a CDS encoding putative toxin has translation MKLNNIKQNTEHIESLNKTANYRIPDEMIVDEFDVVQQIGEVKHYALNRTVSYTKQLQDFITYANQHQIKFNLYVPNGVNISKPLQEAINSSSLLKIVRYTR, from the coding sequence TTGAAACTTAATAATATTAAACAAAATACTGAACATATTGAATCACTAAATAAAACAGCAAATTACCGAATCCCAGATGAAATGATAGTTGATGAGTTTGATGTTGTGCAACAAATTGGAGAGGTAAAACATTATGCTCTAAACCGAACTGTTAGCTATACAAAACAATTACAAGATTTTATTACGTATGCAAACCAACATCAAATTAAATTTAATTTATATGTTCCGAATGGCGTAAATATATCTAAGCCACTGCAAGAAGCAATTAATAGTTCTTCTTTATTGAAAATCGTTAGATACACTAGGTAA
- a CDS encoding DUF3892 domain-containing protein gives MTHYAFHEKSNDSVSFAKKVDKRYAIQLLENPNNSAFTWILNYNLCGWKIGEEVKVVNGDSGKYLRSNPDKTETNNLEHLIDYDWLRYL, from the coding sequence ATTACTCATTATGCTTTTCATGAGAAATCTAATGATTCAGTAAGCTTTGCTAAAAAAGTTGATAAAAGGTATGCCATCCAATTATTAGAGAATCCTAATAATTCTGCATTTACCTGGATTTTGAATTATAATTTGTGTGGATGGAAAATTGGAGAAGAGGTAAAAGTAGTCAATGGTGATTCTGGTAAATATTTGAGATCGAATCCAGATAAAACAGAAACCAATAATTTAGAACACTTAATCGATTATGATTGGCTCAGGTATTTATAG
- a CDS encoding IS3 family transposase, with product MQVFKISRSSFYRWYTAGPSKRALEHSLTDLIKKELDLSKQRYGATRIAEKLKREGYCISRCRVTKIMRANHWVSKHKWKFN from the coding sequence GTGCAGGTTTTTAAAATAAGTAGGAGTAGTTTTTATAGGTGGTACACAGCTGGCCCTTCAAAGCGAGCATTGGAACATAGCCTTACAGATTTAATAAAAAAGGAACTTGACCTGAGTAAACAGCGTTATGGCGCTACACGAATAGCAGAAAAACTTAAACGTGAAGGTTACTGTATATCCAGATGTAGAGTGACTAAAATTATGAGAGCGAACCATTGGGTAAGCAAACACAAATGGAAGTTTAATTAA